The window CGGCGAGCATGGCCCGGTACTTGGCGAGCTGGGCCTCCGAGTCGATGAACTCCGGCCCGTGAGTGCTGTCGAGTTCCACGGTGTCGAGTTGAGGCACGGACGACTCGGCGTACAGGACCGACTGGCCGGCTCCGGGGAAGCCGCCCGCCTTGAAGGGAATGACCCGCAGGGTTACGGCCTCGCGCTCGGACATGGTCAGCAGGTGCGCCAGTTGCTGCCGGGCCACGGCAGATCCGCCGAACTCCATGCGCAGAGCTGCTTCGTGGAGGATGACGTCAAGTTCGGGTGGCGTCGGGCGGTCGAGCACCTGCTGCCGGTCCAGGCGTTGCGAGACGCGGACCTCTGCATCCGCCGGTGACAAGGCGGGGATCACCGCTTGGAAGACGGCGCGGGCGTGTTCCTCGGTCTGCAGCAGTCCAGGCAGGTGCACGCTCACTGACATGCGTACGCGCACGGCGTGCCACTCCATCTCGGCGATGTCCAGGAAGGCATTGGGCAGTTGACCGCGATAGGACTCCCACCACCCCTTCTCCCTGTCGGCGGC of the Streptomyces sp. NBC_01788 genome contains:
- a CDS encoding helix-turn-helix domain-containing protein, giving the protein MAPRSAPTARQRRLGLELRKLRVAAGMTTEAAAGLLSVPRTNVPNMESGRSGISPERVRTLASNYGCPDQALVEALAAMAADREKGWWESYRGQLPNAFLDIAEMEWHAVRVRMSVSVHLPGLLQTEEHARAVFQAVIPALSPADAEVRVSQRLDRQQVLDRPTPPELDVILHEAALRMEFGGSAVARQQLAHLLTMSEREAVTLRVIPFKAGGFPGAGQSVLYAESSVPQLDTVELDSTHGPEFIDSEAQLAKYRAMLAAAKAAALAPGASRDFIRGLVSEL